A single region of the Changchengzhania lutea genome encodes:
- a CDS encoding DUF2752 domain-containing protein — protein MEQNTTPLQVIDDYMLPCINKQLFGVECLGCGLQRAVSLLFQGDLIGAFYRYPAIYPLIFLFIYLGLNFFFKFKNSNKVIRILAISSVLIIIISYIIKLTY, from the coding sequence TTGGAACAAAATACCACACCTTTGCAAGTCATAGATGATTATATGTTGCCCTGCATCAACAAACAACTATTTGGTGTTGAGTGTTTGGGCTGCGGTTTACAACGTGCGGTATCCTTATTATTTCAAGGTGATTTAATAGGCGCATTTTACAGGTATCCTGCCATCTATCCTTTAATTTTTTTATTTATTTATTTGGGCTTGAATTTTTTCTTTAAATTTAAAAATTCAAATAAAGTCATTAGAATACTGGCAATTTCGTCTGTGCTCATTATAATCATTAGCTATATTATTAAATTAACCTATTAA
- a CDS encoding T9SS type A sorting domain-containing protein, translating to MKKIALIFTQSLYDMSRFKLMKLDSQFNSLNKLFLVFALLNAFPYLFAQDLYVDTNSFVYARDVVLFVNDDIRLETPTSNLYLRGDAQLLQNTDTKNSDAGELSVYQNQTSGVYEYNFWCSPVGVSADNTQANVAFNGTNIHDPANDADLTNVNSITYPYTTAYNSTATSLASYWMYTLIDAEGYYGWNQIFNTGDAGPGYGFTLKGSPTADNVLDFRGRPNNGNILVSCYFDGTDAEPLVGLPNRVETLSGNPYPSALDLKLFLAENSTILNSEILFWEQAVTNSHNLAAYEGGYGIYIPGPLGDLFDNGIYVPAPFQFYNGNGGGIGGSAGIGTDFLTNNSRRFAAVGQGFVISSIDNGGAPGGGFAEFNNSMRVYFPEDSSAGGDGSIFNKSTSKNTDTTDVVPISHNGVDYKAISKNPTIVPKIRLHTHINETYYKETLIAFRNSTPNNQTYNRFFDGTNAATELNTDVYLISEDKELVIKSIRYDETTRIPFGFKADRDDTKFSIKAFELKDVPENVALYLFDNTIGNYTDIKTGTFDITLPEGVYNNRFEITFSQNSALGIEEDRFKDLSVFQNNAISELKIVNPNALKITQVTLLDVSGKSIMKSNENSSKKRYQYSTRSLSDGVYILKVELSDNQIFSKKLVISNRK from the coding sequence ATGAAAAAAATCGCCCTGATTTTTACACAAAGTTTATATGACATGAGTCGTTTTAAGTTGATGAAATTGGATTCTCAATTTAATAGTCTAAATAAGCTATTTTTAGTGTTCGCTCTACTCAACGCCTTCCCCTATCTATTTGCTCAAGATTTATATGTAGACACTAATAGTTTCGTATACGCTAGGGATGTTGTGCTTTTTGTTAATGATGATATTCGTCTAGAAACACCTACTTCTAATCTCTATTTAAGAGGTGATGCGCAACTACTTCAGAATACGGATACCAAAAATTCTGATGCTGGTGAGCTTTCTGTTTACCAAAACCAAACCAGTGGCGTTTACGAATACAATTTTTGGTGTTCCCCTGTTGGCGTTTCAGCTGATAATACACAAGCTAATGTGGCTTTTAATGGTACTAATATACACGATCCAGCAAACGATGCAGATTTGACCAATGTTAACTCTATAACGTATCCATACACCACAGCATATAACAGTACAGCTACATCTTTGGCCAGTTACTGGATGTATACCTTAATAGATGCTGAAGGTTATTATGGTTGGAATCAAATTTTTAATACTGGTGATGCTGGACCTGGTTATGGATTTACATTGAAAGGAAGCCCAACAGCAGATAATGTATTGGATTTTAGAGGAAGGCCCAACAATGGTAACATTCTTGTAAGTTGTTATTTTGATGGAACAGATGCTGAACCTTTGGTCGGTTTGCCTAACCGGGTAGAAACTTTATCGGGTAACCCATATCCTTCTGCCTTAGATTTGAAGCTGTTTCTTGCAGAAAATAGTACGATTTTAAACAGTGAAATTTTATTCTGGGAACAAGCCGTTACCAATTCGCATAATTTAGCTGCTTATGAAGGCGGCTATGGCATTTACATTCCTGGACCTCTAGGGGATTTATTTGACAATGGTATATATGTGCCTGCACCTTTTCAATTTTACAATGGAAATGGAGGCGGCATTGGGGGTTCTGCAGGCATAGGTACAGATTTTCTCACTAATAACTCAAGACGCTTTGCAGCTGTTGGTCAAGGCTTTGTAATAAGCAGTATAGATAACGGAGGTGCGCCTGGTGGTGGTTTTGCAGAATTTAATAATTCTATGCGGGTATATTTTCCTGAAGATTCAAGTGCTGGTGGAGATGGTTCCATTTTTAATAAAAGCACTTCTAAAAATACTGATACAACTGATGTAGTACCCATCTCTCATAACGGCGTAGATTATAAAGCGATAAGTAAAAATCCAACCATTGTCCCCAAGATTAGACTTCATACCCATATTAATGAAACCTATTACAAAGAAACACTTATTGCATTTAGAAATAGCACCCCCAACAACCAAACCTATAATCGATTTTTTGATGGTACAAATGCAGCCACTGAATTAAATACCGATGTTTATTTGATATCTGAAGATAAAGAATTGGTGATTAAGTCAATTCGTTATGATGAAACCACGCGCATTCCTTTTGGGTTTAAAGCGGATAGAGACGATACCAAATTTTCAATTAAAGCTTTTGAATTAAAGGATGTTCCTGAAAATGTTGCTTTGTATTTGTTTGATAATACCATAGGAAATTATACCGATATAAAAACCGGAACGTTTGACATAACGCTTCCTGAAGGCGTCTATAACAATCGTTTTGAGATCACTTTTTCACAGAATAGTGCTCTTGGTATTGAGGAAGACCGTTTTAAAGACCTTTCAGTATTTCAAAACAACGCTATTTCCGAACTTAAAATTGTCAACCCAAATGCTCTGAAAATAACACAGGTTACCTTATTGGATGTTTCTGGGAAATCGATTATGAAATCCAATGAGAATTCATCTAAAAAGCGCTATCAATATTCTACGCGATCTCTAAGCGATGGGGTTTATATTCTAAAGGTTGAACTCTCAGACAACCAGATATTCAGTAAAAAATTGGTTATTTCTAATCGGAAATAA
- a CDS encoding cysteine desulfurase family protein, with protein MQHLYFDNAATTQLRDEVIESMLDVLKNNYGNASSSHSFGRSSKALIEKSRKSIASFLNVSAGEIVFTSGGTEADNLVIKSAVVDLKVTHIITSKIEHHAVLHTTDWLHENCQVKVSYVDLDKDGHIDYIHLEQLLQTDKKTLVSLMHINNEIGNILDIKRVANLCKKHQALFHSDAVQSIGHYDLDLQDIQVDFMAASAHKFHGPKGAGFAFIRKNSGLKPLICGGEQERGLRAGTESVHNIVAIEHALKMAMTNLETEFAYVKALKTYFIKQMHIHIPDAVFNGSSGDIEKSTYTLVNVCLPVPSEKAAMLLFQLDLKGIACSKGSACQSGSTKGSHVLNEVLSAEHLLKPSIRFSFSIYNTKGEIDYVIKTLKESLISKAEGNK; from the coding sequence ATGCAACATTTATATTTTGATAACGCAGCCACTACACAACTCCGTGATGAAGTTATTGAGTCGATGTTAGATGTATTGAAAAATAATTACGGAAATGCTTCATCTTCACATAGTTTTGGAAGGTCATCTAAGGCATTAATTGAAAAATCAAGAAAATCCATTGCAAGTTTTTTAAATGTGTCTGCAGGAGAAATAGTATTTACCTCTGGCGGCACCGAAGCTGATAATTTGGTGATAAAAAGTGCTGTTGTCGACTTAAAGGTAACGCACATTATAACCTCTAAAATTGAACATCATGCGGTATTGCATACTACTGATTGGTTGCATGAAAATTGTCAGGTTAAAGTGAGTTACGTCGACCTAGATAAAGATGGACATATTGATTACATACATTTGGAACAATTGCTACAGACCGATAAAAAGACATTGGTGAGTTTAATGCATATAAATAATGAAATAGGAAATATTTTAGACATTAAACGGGTAGCCAATTTGTGTAAAAAACATCAGGCTTTGTTTCATAGTGATGCCGTACAATCCATTGGGCACTACGATTTGGATCTACAGGATATTCAAGTGGATTTTATGGCAGCAAGTGCACATAAATTTCATGGACCAAAAGGTGCGGGATTTGCATTTATAAGAAAGAACTCCGGTTTAAAGCCATTAATTTGTGGTGGAGAGCAAGAGCGGGGACTTCGTGCTGGAACTGAAAGTGTTCATAATATTGTAGCCATAGAGCATGCTTTGAAAATGGCTATGACAAATTTAGAAACAGAATTTGCTTATGTTAAAGCATTAAAAACCTATTTCATCAAGCAAATGCATATCCATATTCCGGATGCTGTGTTTAATGGAAGCTCGGGTGATATAGAAAAAAGCACCTATACCTTAGTCAATGTCTGCTTGCCGGTGCCTTCAGAAAAGGCAGCAATGTTGCTTTTCCAATTGGACTTAAAAGGCATCGCATGTTCTAAAGGCAGCGCATGCCAAAGTGGGAGCACAAAAGGATCTCATGTATTGAATGAGGTTTTAAGCGCAGAACATTTGCTAAAGCCGTCTATTCGGTTTTCATTCAGCATTTATAATACTAAAGGTGAAATTGATTATGTAATCAAAACCTTGAAAGAGTCATTAATTTCCAAAGCGGAGGGAAATAAATAA
- a CDS encoding CCC motif membrane protein produces METQKLNPTIVYILAITGLLCCCLGGLGFILAGIAYYIAHTKLNEAKLNPENYDPNSMKAMNTAKIVALVILIINVLYFILAIYRISTVGWDELMEPIREAMEEAQRNQQA; encoded by the coding sequence ATGGAAACACAAAAACTCAATCCAACCATTGTTTACATTTTGGCTATTACTGGTCTACTATGCTGTTGCTTAGGCGGTTTAGGATTTATCTTAGCAGGTATTGCCTATTACATAGCACATACCAAATTAAATGAAGCTAAACTGAACCCCGAAAATTATGACCCCAATAGTATGAAGGCGATGAATACGGCAAAAATAGTAGCGTTAGTGATTCTAATCATAAATGTTTTATATTTTATATTGGCCATCTATAGAATTTCGACTGTGGGCTGGGATGAATTGATGGAGCCCATAAGAGAAGCTATGGAAGAAGCTCAGAGAAATCAGCAAGCTTAA
- the rny gene encoding ribonuclease Y: MNNSIILIAGGVLLGLIIGFIIAKILERNNASKFLKQAKKSASAILKEAKIEGESMKKDKILQAKEKFIELKSEHEKVILSRDKKMAESEKRTRDKESQVSSQLAKNKKLNDSLESKIKDYNHRLDVLEKKQVEIDKLHKNQVQQLEVISSLSAEEAKEHLVESLKGEAKNDAMAFVQSAVEEAKLTAQQEAKKIIINTIQRIGTEEAVDNCVSVFNIESDDVKGRIIGREGRNIRAIEAATGVEIIVDDTPEAIILSCFDSVRREIARLSLHKLVTDGRIHPARIEEIVNKTKKQIEQEIIEVGKRTVIDLGIHNLHPELIKVVGRMKYRSSYGQNLLQHSREVAKLCGVMAAELGLNPKLAKRAGLLHDIGKVPDAEADMETPHAILGMQWAEKYGEKDDVCNAIGAHHDEVEMKSLLAPIIQVCDAISGARPGARRQVLDSYIQRLKDLEDIAFGFTGVKKAYAIQAGRELRVIVESEKVDDQKAADLSFSISQKVQTDMTYPGQVKVTVIRETRAVNIAK, from the coding sequence ATGAATAACTCAATTATACTAATTGCAGGAGGCGTATTGCTCGGTCTCATAATAGGTTTTATAATAGCAAAAATTTTAGAACGAAATAATGCTTCAAAATTCTTAAAACAGGCAAAGAAAAGTGCTTCAGCCATATTGAAAGAAGCCAAGATTGAAGGCGAATCCATGAAGAAGGATAAAATTCTTCAAGCCAAGGAAAAATTTATTGAATTAAAATCTGAGCACGAAAAAGTCATTTTATCCCGGGATAAGAAAATGGCTGAATCTGAAAAACGCACGCGTGATAAGGAGTCGCAAGTCTCAAGTCAACTTGCAAAAAACAAAAAGCTAAATGATAGTTTAGAAAGTAAGATTAAAGATTACAACCATAGGCTGGATGTTTTAGAAAAGAAGCAAGTAGAGATTGATAAACTTCATAAAAATCAAGTACAACAGCTTGAGGTCATTTCAAGTCTGTCAGCAGAAGAAGCCAAAGAGCATTTAGTGGAATCTTTGAAAGGCGAAGCTAAAAACGATGCCATGGCTTTTGTTCAAAGTGCTGTAGAAGAAGCAAAGTTAACTGCGCAACAGGAAGCTAAAAAAATCATCATAAACACGATTCAACGTATCGGTACAGAAGAAGCGGTAGATAATTGTGTGTCTGTATTCAATATTGAATCAGATGATGTTAAAGGTCGAATTATTGGTCGCGAAGGTCGAAATATTCGAGCTATTGAAGCTGCAACAGGTGTTGAAATTATTGTTGACGATACACCAGAAGCAATTATATTATCCTGTTTTGATTCTGTCCGACGGGAGATTGCAAGATTATCACTTCACAAATTAGTAACAGATGGAAGAATTCATCCAGCGCGAATTGAAGAAATTGTTAATAAGACGAAAAAACAAATAGAACAAGAAATTATAGAAGTCGGTAAAAGAACGGTTATAGATTTAGGAATTCATAACCTGCATCCTGAACTTATAAAAGTAGTGGGTAGAATGAAGTACCGGTCGTCTTACGGACAAAACCTTCTACAACATTCACGCGAAGTGGCCAAACTTTGTGGCGTTATGGCAGCAGAATTAGGTTTAAACCCGAAATTAGCAAAACGAGCTGGACTACTACATGATATTGGTAAAGTGCCAGATGCCGAAGCCGATATGGAAACACCACATGCTATTTTAGGTATGCAGTGGGCCGAAAAATATGGTGAAAAAGACGATGTCTGCAATGCTATTGGTGCCCACCATGATGAAGTAGAAATGAAAAGTTTATTGGCGCCAATTATTCAGGTGTGTGATGCTATTTCTGGGGCCCGACCAGGAGCAAGACGTCAGGTCTTGGATAGTTACATTCAACGTTTAAAGGATTTAGAAGATATCGCCTTTGGATTTACAGGCGTTAAAAAAGCATACGCCATTCAAGCAGGTAGAGAATTAAGGGTTATTGTTGAAAGTGAAAAAGTTGATGATCAAAAAGCAGCCGATTTATCGTTTAGTATTTCCCAGAAAGTACAAACAGACATGACTTATCCAGGACAAGTTAAGGTAACCGTCATTAGGGAAACACGGGCTGTTAACATAGCTAAGTAA
- a CDS encoding cell division protein ZapA, producing the protein MSEKLKIKLSIANRVYPLTIESSQEEGLRKAAKNIEAMIKQFEQSYSVRDKQDVLAMCALQFASQVEQKSIDKANVNEHVEEKLNALNSLLQDYIVS; encoded by the coding sequence ATGTCAGAAAAGCTTAAAATAAAGCTATCTATAGCTAATCGTGTATATCCTTTAACTATTGAATCAAGTCAAGAAGAAGGTTTACGTAAAGCAGCTAAGAATATTGAAGCTATGATTAAGCAATTTGAACAGAGCTATTCTGTGAGGGATAAACAAGATGTTTTAGCCATGTGCGCTTTACAATTTGCATCTCAAGTGGAGCAGAAATCGATTGATAAAGCAAATGTAAATGAACATGTAGAGGAGAAGTTAAACGCTTTAAACAGTTTGTTACAAGATTATATAGTTTCTTAA
- a CDS encoding TonB-dependent receptor plug domain-containing protein, with the protein MKAKFLLPTCCLILFTFLSYAQIATVKGVVLDENNLPISGVNIKTNTNKGTTTNKNGFYTIQITSNQDITLEFSHISYKKIKTSFNLKKGESYEFNPVMLTTVEQIATITISGRRQKEVEGIITLKPETIRKIPGANAGVENLLLTLPGVSNNNELSTQYSVRGGNYDENLVYVNGIEVYRPFLVRSGQQEGLSFVNTDLVQNVDFSAGGFQAKYGDKLSSVLDITYKNPYQFEVNADLSLLGGSLSVENISRDSKFTSIVGLRYRDNSLLVDAKETETNFKPSFADAQTYLTYRFSDKFHLSFLGNAAINTYDYEPQTRQTNFGTLSDPIALLVFYEGQEKDRYQTYFGAFKGTYFVNDDLNLKLIASRYHTTEEEYFDILAQYRLGEVNTNIGDEDLGDVEFSEGVGSQLNHGRNDLDALITTVEYKGDFKISDNRIEWSVKYTNEDIRDRLIEWEAIDSAGFSIRPPNTFPRNEQPYEAYSGPLEAFQNVRATNNTQINRLQAFAQWSKRSTLGTSDVWYNAGIRVHHWSVKGDDIASSNQTVFSPRAQFAIKPYWEKDMLFRIATGLYYQPPFYRELRDAAGMVQADVKAQKSFHVVLGNDYSFKMWDRPFKLTSEIYYKGLSDVNAYTLENVRIRYSANNDAKAYSYGLDMRLNGEFVPGTESWFSFGYLKTEENINNRGYIARPTDQRLKFAALFQDYVPNVPSMKMYLNLVYNTGLPGGSPSYADPYDFQNRLPDYKRADLGLQFVLVDDNKQFDSGWKKPFKALSFGFEIFNIFDVQNSITNTWVRDVYSKRQYAIPNYLTPRVFNVRTTMKF; encoded by the coding sequence TTGAAAGCTAAATTCTTACTACCCACCTGCTGTTTAATATTATTTACCTTTTTAAGTTATGCTCAAATAGCGACTGTAAAAGGTGTCGTGCTAGACGAGAACAATTTGCCAATTTCAGGAGTCAATATTAAAACCAATACAAATAAGGGCACCACTACAAATAAAAATGGCTTTTATACAATTCAAATAACTTCTAATCAAGATATCACTTTAGAGTTCAGTCATATTTCGTATAAAAAAATCAAAACCTCTTTTAATTTAAAAAAAGGAGAAAGTTATGAGTTCAACCCTGTTATGCTTACCACAGTTGAACAAATTGCTACAATCACTATTTCTGGCAGGCGTCAAAAAGAAGTGGAGGGCATTATTACCTTAAAACCCGAAACCATTAGAAAAATTCCAGGAGCTAATGCGGGCGTAGAGAACTTACTCTTAACGCTTCCTGGAGTAAGCAATAACAATGAGCTTAGTACACAGTATTCTGTACGTGGTGGAAATTACGATGAAAACTTAGTGTATGTAAATGGTATAGAAGTCTACAGACCTTTTTTAGTGCGCTCTGGCCAACAGGAAGGCCTAAGTTTTGTTAATACCGATTTGGTTCAAAATGTAGATTTTTCAGCGGGTGGATTTCAAGCGAAGTATGGTGACAAGCTATCATCGGTGCTTGATATTACCTATAAAAACCCGTATCAATTTGAAGTTAATGCCGATTTAAGTTTGTTAGGAGGCAGTCTTTCCGTGGAAAACATAAGTAGAGACTCAAAATTTACGAGCATCGTTGGCCTGCGATACCGAGATAATAGTTTGTTGGTTGATGCCAAAGAAACTGAAACCAACTTTAAACCGTCTTTTGCAGATGCCCAGACCTATTTAACCTACAGGTTTTCTGACAAATTTCATTTAAGCTTTTTAGGAAATGCTGCGATAAACACATATGATTATGAGCCTCAAACACGTCAGACCAATTTTGGAACCTTAAGTGATCCTATTGCGCTACTCGTATTTTATGAAGGTCAGGAAAAGGATCGCTATCAGACGTATTTCGGTGCTTTTAAAGGCACGTATTTTGTTAATGACGATTTGAATTTAAAATTGATTGCCTCAAGATATCACACTACCGAAGAAGAATACTTTGATATTTTAGCACAATATAGATTGGGAGAAGTCAATACCAATATTGGGGATGAAGATTTAGGAGACGTAGAGTTCAGTGAAGGAGTTGGTAGCCAACTCAATCATGGCAGAAATGATTTGGATGCCTTAATTACAACGGTTGAGTATAAAGGCGATTTTAAAATTAGTGATAACCGCATAGAATGGTCTGTAAAATATACCAATGAAGATATCCGTGACCGCTTGATTGAATGGGAAGCCATCGATTCTGCCGGCTTCTCCATTAGGCCTCCCAACACATTTCCTAGAAACGAACAACCGTATGAAGCCTATTCTGGTCCCTTAGAAGCGTTTCAAAATGTGCGTGCCACTAATAACACCCAAATTAATAGATTACAAGCCTTTGCGCAATGGAGTAAACGCTCTACATTAGGTACAAGCGATGTGTGGTATAATGCAGGTATTCGAGTACACCATTGGTCTGTAAAGGGTGATGACATAGCCTCATCAAATCAAACGGTTTTTAGTCCGCGTGCGCAGTTCGCCATAAAACCCTATTGGGAAAAAGATATGCTTTTCAGAATTGCTACAGGCTTGTATTACCAACCGCCTTTTTATAGAGAATTAAGAGATGCGGCGGGCATGGTGCAAGCAGATGTGAAAGCTCAAAAATCATTTCATGTGGTATTAGGCAATGATTATAGTTTTAAAATGTGGGACAGACCGTTTAAATTAACTTCAGAAATATACTATAAAGGTTTGTCCGATGTCAATGCTTACACACTTGAAAATGTGCGTATCCGCTATAGCGCTAATAATGATGCCAAAGCCTATTCCTATGGATTGGATATGCGGCTTAATGGTGAGTTTGTTCCGGGTACAGAATCCTGGTTTAGTTTTGGCTATTTAAAGACAGAAGAAAATATAAACAATAGAGGTTATATTGCGAGGCCAACGGATCAGCGTTTAAAATTTGCAGCGCTTTTTCAAGATTACGTCCCTAATGTACCCAGCATGAAGATGTATTTAAATCTGGTTTATAATACAGGGCTCCCTGGAGGTTCGCCAAGTTATGCAGATCCTTACGACTTTCAGAATAGATTACCCGATTACAAACGTGCCGATCTAGGCTTGCAATTTGTTTTGGTAGATGATAATAAGCAATTTGATAGCGGATGGAAAAAACCATTTAAAGCACTGTCTTTTGGATTTGAAATCTTTAATATTTTCGATGTACAGAATTCCATTACCAACACATGGGTTAGGGATGTGTACAGTAAACGGCAGTATGCGATTCCAAATTATTTAACACCGCGTGTTTTTAATGTGCGAACTACGATGAAGTTTTAA
- a CDS encoding M23 family metallopeptidase has translation MRLILIILLLSSFFSHGQNNYPQDYFSNPLEIPTILAGSFAELRSNHFHSGLDIKTKQRVGLRVKAAADGFVSRIKVSHYGYGKALYITHPNGYTTVYAHLQKFAPDIEAYVKKKQYEKESYEIELFPNAGDLKVLKDSLVAYSGNTGGSGGPHLHFEIRDKAERPINPMLFGMYVTDTTKPFVNSIYAYPIGDDSYINQSNTKLKLRLIPLKNGEYTVENIEAYGTIGFGIETNDRQDLAANKNGVYGIETFVNGNKNFEIDFKQFSFSETKHINRLIDYEVYKKEKNRVQKLFNDNNPLSLLKPSINNGYISIQDSTSSIYKIKISDFHDNVSWVTISIEGKENSVSTPVPPKKTPYFINASQTVNLKEGHVAVDFYQDTFYDDFYIDFEVNSDTLKLHEDIIPVKKSFTISYDVGAYSDRDKSKLYIARLVGYKNYPLYSYTRRKGDMLTTNTKTLGTYALASDTLKPTINPLNFKEAQWLSKFRYLKLKIDDEGSGISNYRATVNGKWILMEYDYKTKTLTHDFNDAVIKETKNNLKLIVTDNVGNNSTFETVFYRK, from the coding sequence ATGAGATTAATCCTAATAATACTTTTACTTTCCTCATTCTTTAGTCATGGTCAAAATAATTATCCCCAGGATTATTTTAGCAATCCATTAGAAATTCCCACCATACTTGCTGGCTCTTTTGCAGAGTTACGCTCCAATCATTTTCACTCTGGGTTAGATATTAAAACAAAACAACGTGTTGGATTACGGGTTAAAGCAGCTGCCGATGGTTTTGTGAGCAGAATAAAAGTGTCTCACTATGGTTACGGTAAAGCACTTTATATTACCCACCCAAACGGTTATACTACGGTATACGCGCACCTACAAAAGTTTGCTCCAGACATTGAGGCTTACGTTAAGAAGAAACAATACGAAAAGGAATCTTATGAAATAGAATTGTTTCCAAATGCTGGAGATTTAAAAGTTTTAAAAGATAGTTTGGTAGCTTATAGCGGAAATACGGGTGGTTCTGGCGGCCCACATTTACACTTTGAAATTCGAGACAAAGCCGAAAGGCCCATAAACCCGATGCTCTTTGGGATGTATGTTACAGACACTACGAAGCCATTTGTGAACTCGATTTACGCCTACCCCATTGGAGATGATTCTTATATTAATCAATCTAACACCAAACTGAAGCTTCGTTTAATTCCTTTAAAAAATGGTGAATACACTGTTGAAAACATTGAAGCATACGGTACCATTGGTTTTGGAATTGAAACTAATGATAGACAGGACTTAGCCGCCAATAAAAACGGCGTTTACGGTATTGAAACCTTTGTAAACGGAAACAAAAATTTTGAGATCGATTTTAAGCAATTTTCTTTTAGTGAAACCAAACACATTAACAGACTTATTGATTATGAAGTGTATAAAAAGGAGAAAAATCGTGTGCAGAAACTCTTTAATGATAACAATCCGCTAAGCTTATTAAAACCTTCAATCAATAATGGGTATATATCCATTCAAGATAGCACCTCCTCTATTTACAAAATAAAAATTTCAGATTTTCATGATAATGTCTCCTGGGTTACCATATCTATTGAAGGTAAAGAGAATAGCGTTTCTACACCGGTTCCACCAAAAAAAACGCCCTATTTTATTAATGCGTCCCAAACCGTTAATCTTAAAGAAGGTCACGTCGCTGTAGATTTCTATCAAGATACTTTTTATGACGATTTTTATATTGATTTTGAGGTGAACAGCGATACTCTCAAACTACATGAAGATATCATTCCTGTGAAAAAGAGTTTCACTATAAGTTATGATGTAGGCGCGTATTCTGATCGTGATAAGAGCAAATTATATATTGCACGCTTAGTGGGTTACAAGAATTATCCGTTATATTCTTATACCAGAAGAAAAGGTGATATGCTTACAACAAACACCAAAACCCTTGGCACTTATGCCCTAGCTTCAGACACTTTGAAACCCACCATAAATCCTTTAAATTTTAAAGAAGCACAGTGGCTAAGTAAATTTCGATATTTAAAATTGAAAATAGATGATGAAGGCTCTGGCATCTCTAATTATAGAGCCACCGTAAACGGGAAATGGATATTAATGGAATATGATTATAAAACAAAAACCTTAACGCACGATTTTAATGATGCTGTTATAAAAGAGACTAAAAACAATTTGAAACTGATTGTGACAGATAATGTTGGAAATAATTCTACATTTGAAACTGTGTTTTATAGAAAATAA
- a CDS encoding Smr/MutS family protein — MTFKIGDSVSVLDEDFSGLIRQIKSETVTIETKDGFLLDFEAHELVLNNQNSQMQSEIFSFDPIEEVINEKEQPKRKNQARVKPKERSEPTMEVDLHINQLVKSPRRMSNHDMLTLQLDTAKRQLEYAIKNRIQKIVFIHGVGEGILKIELEYLFGRYDNLKFYDANYQKYGSGATEVYIYQSSK, encoded by the coding sequence ATGACATTTAAAATTGGTGATTCTGTTTCGGTTTTAGATGAAGACTTTTCCGGACTGATAAGGCAAATTAAGTCTGAAACGGTTACTATTGAAACTAAGGATGGTTTTTTGTTGGATTTTGAAGCTCACGAATTGGTTTTGAATAATCAAAATTCTCAAATGCAATCAGAGATATTTTCGTTTGACCCTATAGAAGAGGTTATTAATGAAAAGGAGCAACCTAAGCGTAAAAACCAGGCTAGAGTAAAGCCAAAAGAGCGTTCTGAGCCGACTATGGAGGTGGATTTGCATATTAACCAATTAGTGAAATCTCCTAGAAGGATGAGTAACCATGATATGTTAACCCTTCAGCTTGACACCGCCAAAAGGCAATTGGAATACGCCATAAAAAACCGTATTCAGAAAATTGTTTTTATCCACGGCGTAGGTGAGGGCATTCTGAAAATAGAATTGGAATATTTATTTGGACGGTATGATAATTTAAAATTCTACGATGCCAATTACCAAAAGTATGGTTCGGGTGCTACCGAAGTCTATATCTATCAAAGTAGTAAATAA